A single region of the Anaerolineales bacterium genome encodes:
- a CDS encoding glycosyltransferase family 39 protein, which translates to MIDILPWLLTLVTLLSLYPCARLAVPEGDLILVGCTALALAAGALSLTMLWCGLLGLPLDWRIPAAVVIGGGACGWLVLGRAMPLSLRMPHRERSAFPIAVWLSGSIIGGMVVLILFNAAYGVFAIDDAIAIYGWQGKQIYLSGTLPVGMLYETYPMLLPLLYAFTHSAAGWVNEGLALFVSALLSVGSIGAAYCLGRALYGGGTGRLAALLCALTPMVTHWASAGYADLPTGFFYGMSAVYLYRLADRAAPHPLSAALAGIMAGLAAWTKNSGLLILPGIGLWLISLWWGGGIPFRRVLIYGALCAAGVAATAAPWYLRSLSMAGVIIPPTGWTWLAQRTLTTLFPYLADPRYGVIGIIFSAGIILTAISAIAGIARRRRDAAGALLLALYLPFFAAWWWLVSYDGRFLLALTPLVAVMAGRVVRRVLDGIAPLFGARERLGGLFAAVVMIVLALPAAWNAVDFKDALIADPLMGLGRKYETRLGARYAAALYLRAHFAGTQVWTTDGLLPYHAEGVRVTVGNPPQAGQLAGYAALVLMPNESPPSWLPLSEPLFERAGYRIYLLPPSPS; encoded by the coding sequence ATGATAGACATCCTCCCCTGGCTGCTCACGCTTGTCACCCTCCTCTCGCTCTATCCCTGTGCGCGTCTTGCCGTGCCGGAGGGCGATCTGATCCTCGTCGGCTGTACGGCGCTGGCGCTGGCGGCGGGCGCACTCTCCCTGACGATGCTTTGGTGTGGGCTGCTTGGGCTTCCCCTCGATTGGCGCATCCCTGCCGCTGTGGTCATTGGTGGCGGGGCGTGCGGGTGGCTTGTTTTAGGGCGGGCGATGCCCCTCTCCCTCCGAATGCCCCATCGAGAACGATCTGCGTTTCCTATCGCCGTGTGGCTCAGCGGGAGCATTATCGGCGGGATGGTCGTCCTCATCCTGTTCAACGCCGCTTATGGCGTCTTTGCTATTGATGATGCGATTGCTATCTATGGCTGGCAAGGCAAACAGATTTACCTGAGCGGAACCCTCCCCGTAGGGATGCTTTACGAAACGTACCCGATGCTGCTGCCGCTGCTCTATGCCTTCACGCATAGCGCGGCGGGGTGGGTGAACGAAGGGCTGGCGCTTTTCGTCTCGGCGCTGCTCAGCGTGGGGAGCATTGGCGCGGCGTATTGCTTGGGAAGGGCGCTCTATGGCGGCGGGACGGGGAGGCTGGCGGCGCTGCTCTGCGCCCTAACGCCAATGGTCACCCATTGGGCATCGGCGGGCTATGCCGACCTGCCCACAGGGTTTTTCTATGGGATGAGCGCCGTTTACCTCTATCGTTTGGCGGATCGGGCTGCTCCCCATCCCCTCTCCGCTGCCCTCGCGGGGATTATGGCTGGCTTGGCGGCGTGGACGAAAAACAGCGGTCTGTTGATTCTGCCCGGAATCGGGCTGTGGCTGATTTCTCTGTGGTGGGGGGGAGGAATCCCCTTTCGGCGGGTGCTGATCTATGGGGCGCTCTGTGCGGCGGGGGTGGCTGCCACCGCTGCCCCCTGGTATCTGCGCAGCTTGAGCATGGCGGGGGTCATCATCCCCCCGACGGGCTGGACGTGGCTGGCACAGCGGACGCTGACGACGCTTTTCCCCTACCTTGCCGATCCACGCTACGGGGTGATTGGGATCATCTTTAGCGCGGGAATTATCCTGACGGCGATCAGCGCGATTGCAGGCATCGCCCGACGGCGGCGAGATGCGGCAGGGGCGCTGCTGCTGGCGCTTTACCTACCCTTTTTCGCCGCGTGGTGGTGGCTTGTCTCTTACGATGGACGCTTTTTGTTGGCGCTCACGCCGCTGGTGGCGGTCATGGCGGGGCGGGTGGTGCGCCGTGTTCTGGATGGCATTGCCCCGCTGTTCGGCGCGAGAGAACGGCTAGGTGGGCTGTTCGCCGCTGTGGTGATGATCGTCCTTGCTTTGCCGGCGGCATGGAACGCCGTTGATTTTAAAGACGCCCTCATCGCTGATCCGCTCATGGGGCTTGGGCGGAAGTATGAGACTCGGCTTGGGGCGCGTTATGCGGCTGCGCTCTACTTGCGGGCGCATTTCGCCGGAACACAGGTCTGGACGACGGATGGCTTGCTCCCTTACCACGCCGAGGGCGTCCGGGTGACGGTGGGCAACCCCCCCCAAGCCGGGCAGTTGGCAGGCTATGCGGCGCTCGTCCTCATGCCCAACGAATCGCCTCCATCCTGGCTGCCGCTCTCTGAGCCGCTTTTTGAACGGGCGGGCTATCGCATCTACCTTCTGCCCCCCTCACCCTCGTAG
- the alaS gene encoding alanine--tRNA ligase: MKKMTSAEIRQSFLEFFEEMGHKPVASSSLVPGNDPTLLFANSGMVQFKDVFLGVDKRPYSRAATAQKCMRVSGKHNDLENVGPSPRHHTFFEMLGNFSFGDYFKRDACRFAYDLLTKVYGLPPERLFFTIHTSDDEAFRIWTEEVGVPQERVHRLGDKSNFWQMGETGPCGPCSEIFWDWEPHKPTDHDTIAREHVEDSGRLIEIWNLVFMQYNQKADGSREPLPKPSVDTGMGLERITNVMQNTGTNYETDLFAPIVARIQALNGASDGQRKADSIPYHVIADHIRAAAFLIADGVLPGPKDRGSVCRMVIRRAARYGRKIGFTAPFLAEVAETVIEIMGGHYKELHEKREAIRKAITQEEVRFSRTLEAGLAKLDEMLEKLPTGGTLSGADAFFLKGSLGLPFEVTRDIAKEKGYALDEAAFLAEETKHSLASGGGQAMGAFDETQVYSTLLRGLQELGALGADGVTYDPYGDLERNVHILAILREGQPVESAAVGDRVEVVLGKTPFYVEAGGQVSDTGVIRGEGWAIDVEDMKRPVGGMIIHYGEVVEGQPRIGVSGVARVDAARRMDIMRNHTATHLLHAQLRAVLGAHVQQKGSLVAPERLRFDFSHDAPITPEQMATITAAINEAIMANLPVVVAEKDLATARDEGAMALFGEKYGERVRTVTIQKNGGRYSYELCGGTHLPATAVIGTFVIAAEGGVAQGVRRIEALTGHAAQGYISRQLGTLRGIAAALNTAPDQVGERLTALQQEIAGARAENLKLQRALARAAFEALRSKTERLNGVNVLVAQVEATPPEMLREMTDWFRDALKSGVVVLGTVNEGKPSLVAAVTGDLAKRVGAGDVIKKIAPIVGGGGGGKPTMAQAGGKDAAKLSEALNVAKVFIGEKVG, translated from the coding sequence ATGAAAAAAATGACCAGCGCAGAGATCAGGCAGTCGTTCTTGGAGTTTTTCGAGGAAATGGGGCATAAGCCCGTCGCCTCGTCCTCCCTTGTGCCGGGGAACGACCCGACGCTGCTCTTTGCCAATTCGGGTATGGTGCAGTTTAAGGATGTCTTTTTGGGGGTGGATAAACGCCCTTATTCGCGGGCGGCGACAGCACAGAAGTGTATGCGCGTCTCCGGCAAGCACAACGACCTTGAAAACGTCGGACCCTCACCCCGCCACCACACCTTTTTCGAGATGTTGGGCAACTTCAGCTTTGGCGATTACTTTAAGCGCGATGCCTGCCGCTTTGCCTATGACCTCTTGACGAAGGTCTACGGCTTGCCGCCAGAGCGCCTGTTTTTCACCATCCACACCAGCGATGACGAGGCATTCCGCATCTGGACGGAGGAAGTCGGCGTCCCCCAAGAGCGCGTTCACCGCCTGGGCGATAAATCAAACTTCTGGCAGATGGGCGAGACCGGTCCGTGTGGTCCGTGTTCGGAAATCTTCTGGGACTGGGAGCCGCACAAGCCCACCGATCACGACACGATTGCCCGCGAACACGTTGAGGACAGCGGGCGTCTGATTGAGATTTGGAACCTCGTCTTTATGCAGTACAACCAAAAAGCGGACGGCTCACGCGAGCCGCTCCCTAAACCGAGTGTCGATACAGGGATGGGCTTAGAGCGCATCACGAATGTGATGCAGAACACAGGGACGAACTACGAAACCGATTTGTTCGCCCCGATTGTGGCGCGGATTCAGGCGCTGAACGGGGCAAGCGATGGGCAGCGCAAGGCGGATTCGATCCCCTACCATGTCATTGCCGATCACATTCGGGCGGCAGCTTTCCTGATTGCCGATGGCGTCTTGCCCGGACCGAAAGATCGCGGCTCGGTGTGCCGGATGGTCATTCGGCGGGCGGCGCGTTACGGGCGGAAGATCGGCTTCACCGCGCCCTTCCTTGCCGAAGTTGCCGAGACGGTGATCGAGATCATGGGCGGGCATTATAAAGAACTTCATGAAAAGCGCGAGGCGATCCGTAAGGCGATCACCCAAGAGGAAGTGCGCTTTTCCCGCACCCTGGAGGCGGGCTTGGCAAAACTCGATGAGATGTTGGAGAAACTCCCCACAGGCGGGACGCTCTCCGGGGCAGACGCCTTCTTCCTGAAGGGATCGCTTGGCTTGCCCTTTGAAGTCACCCGCGATATTGCCAAAGAGAAGGGCTATGCCCTAGACGAGGCGGCGTTCCTTGCCGAAGAAACGAAGCACAGCCTTGCCAGCGGCGGCGGGCAGGCGATGGGCGCCTTTGATGAAACGCAGGTGTATTCCACCCTGTTGAGGGGGTTGCAGGAACTTGGCGCGTTGGGCGCCGATGGCGTCACCTACGATCCCTATGGAGACTTGGAACGGAACGTTCACATTCTAGCGATCCTCCGTGAGGGGCAGCCAGTGGAATCAGCAGCGGTGGGGGATCGGGTGGAAGTTGTCCTCGGCAAGACGCCCTTTTATGTCGAAGCGGGCGGGCAGGTCAGCGATACGGGCGTGATTCGTGGCGAGGGGTGGGCGATTGACGTAGAGGATATGAAACGTCCCGTTGGGGGGATGATCATCCACTATGGCGAGGTGGTCGAAGGGCAGCCGCGCATCGGCGTTTCCGGCGTGGCGCGGGTGGATGCCGCACGGCGGATGGACATTATGCGCAACCACACGGCGACCCATCTGCTCCATGCCCAACTGCGAGCGGTGTTGGGGGCGCATGTCCAGCAGAAAGGGTCGCTGGTTGCCCCCGAACGGCTGCGTTTTGACTTCAGCCACGATGCGCCAATCACCCCCGAACAGATGGCGACGATCACGGCGGCGATCAACGAAGCGATCATGGCGAACCTTCCGGTGGTGGTTGCCGAAAAAGACCTTGCCACCGCACGAGACGAAGGGGCGATGGCGCTCTTTGGCGAAAAATATGGCGAGCGCGTCCGCACGGTGACCATCCAGAAAAACGGCGGGCGCTACAGCTACGAATTGTGCGGTGGGACACACCTTCCGGCAACGGCGGTGATCGGGACATTTGTGATTGCCGCCGAGGGTGGCGTAGCGCAAGGCGTCCGGCGCATTGAGGCGCTCACCGGACATGCGGCGCAGGGGTACATCAGCCGCCAGTTGGGGACGCTGCGCGGCATTGCGGCAGCGCTGAACACCGCCCCCGATCAGGTTGGCGAACGCCTGACCGCCTTGCAGCAGGAGATTGCCGGCGCACGGGCAGAAAATCTGAAACTACAGCGGGCGCTGGCACGGGCGGCATTTGAAGCGCTGCGGAGCAAGACCGAACGCCTGAACGGAGTGAATGTCCTCGTGGCACAGGTGGAAGCCACCCCACCGGAGATGCTGCGCGAGATGACCGATTGGTTTCGGGATGCCCTGAAATCGGGCGTCGTCGTTTTAGGGACGGTGAATGAGGGGAAACCCTCCCTTGTCGCCGCCGTGACTGGCGATCTGGCGAAGCGCGTTGGGGCGGGCGATGTGATCAAGAAGATCGCGCCGATTGTCGGCGGCGGCGGCGGTGGTAAGCCCACCATGGCGCAAGCGGGCGGCAAAGACGCGGCAAAACTTAGCGAGGCGCTCAACGTGGCAAAGGTGTTCATCGGGGAAAAGGTGGGCTAA
- a CDS encoding molybdopterin-dependent oxidoreductase gives MPNERLSRRKFLIGLVVAVAGCRPGGRAVPTLYTTRSPNELPSSPSVPPTLTAIPATLPPVPARVPLTTIERLYIMSFRGQPTFDTAAWRLTIDGLVKSPLTLSEGEIRALPSQKEERTLQCISNPIGGGLIGNVEWEGTPLAPLLARAGIQDGATHALFEAADGYTTAVPLSRLTDPDTWLVYGAGGAPLTPAHGYPLRLLIPAVYGQKQPKWITRITLTDQDRLGYWEQEDRGWSNVATVKTNSAIRQPEKTVLPFTAPIRLEGYAFGGGRVITAVEVRISARDQGESLWTPTRLIRPPSGKIWTWWLYDWSPPAPGLYEVAIRATDATGYSQTRLESGLFGKPFPEGTDAIHNVLIKVG, from the coding sequence ATGCCCAATGAACGGCTCTCACGGCGAAAATTCCTGATCGGTCTGGTGGTGGCGGTGGCGGGCTGCCGTCCGGGGGGGCGGGCTGTGCCAACCCTGTATACAACGCGCTCCCCCAACGAATTGCCGTCCTCCCCGTCCGTTCCCCCGACCCTCACGGCGATTCCGGCGACGCTCCCGCCCGTCCCCGCCCGCGTGCCGCTCACCACCATTGAGCGGCTCTACATCATGTCCTTTCGCGGGCAGCCAACCTTTGATACGGCGGCATGGCGCTTGACCATTGATGGCTTGGTGAAGAGTCCGCTCACCCTGAGCGAAGGGGAGATTCGCGCTCTCCCCTCTCAAAAAGAAGAACGTACCCTGCAATGCATCAGCAACCCGATTGGCGGGGGGCTGATCGGAAACGTTGAATGGGAGGGGACGCCCCTTGCGCCGCTTTTGGCGCGGGCGGGGATTCAAGATGGGGCGACGCACGCCCTGTTTGAAGCGGCAGATGGCTATACCACCGCCGTCCCGCTCAGCCGCCTGACCGATCCCGACACATGGCTTGTTTATGGTGCGGGGGGAGCGCCGCTGACGCCCGCGCACGGCTACCCCCTGCGGCTGCTGATCCCGGCTGTGTATGGGCAGAAGCAGCCCAAATGGATCACGCGCATCACGCTGACCGACCAAGACCGTTTGGGCTATTGGGAGCAAGAGGATCGGGGGTGGTCGAATGTGGCGACGGTGAAAACGAACTCGGCAATCCGCCAGCCGGAAAAAACCGTCCTCCCCTTCACCGCCCCAATCCGCTTGGAAGGCTATGCCTTTGGCGGCGGGCGGGTGATCACCGCCGTAGAAGTGCGGATCAGCGCGAGGGATCAGGGGGAGTCGCTATGGACGCCCACCCGCTTGATTCGCCCGCCGTCGGGGAAAATTTGGACATGGTGGCTTTATGATTGGTCGCCGCCCGCGCCCGGACTGTATGAGGTTGCCATCCGCGCCACCGACGCCACAGGCTACAGCCAAACGCGGCTGGAGAGCGGCTTGTTTGGGAAACCCTTCCCCGAAGGCACGGATGCCATTCATAACGTCTTGATCAAAGTGGGCTGA
- a CDS encoding 4'-phosphopantetheinyl transferase superfamily protein: MTPMLSSSSLHLWRGRLDSVAPERVSFLLSGDESERAKRYLSPLVRRRFIVARGLLRIVLGRLLDLPPDRLTFQYGADGKPALAGKPAASGLQFNLAHSDDSLLIGITHRRAIGVDIEQIRPLDDLKGMAGHYFSPGEHRALLALPDYARQDAFFTCWARKEAYIKARGEGMKISLRSFEVTVTPGGAPRLLRAEGDDPTRWTFYDAAPESGYAGAAAVHALISEIESPLWHDIEIAS, encoded by the coding sequence ATGACGCCTATGCTCTCCTCATCCTCCCTTCATCTTTGGCGCGGACGGCTGGACTCCGTTGCGCCGGAGCGCGTTTCTTTTTTGCTCAGCGGGGACGAAAGTGAACGGGCAAAACGCTACCTTTCGCCCCTTGTTCGGCGGCGGTTTATTGTGGCGCGGGGGCTGCTGCGGATCGTCTTAGGGCGTCTGCTTGACCTCCCGCCTGATCGACTCACCTTTCAGTATGGCGCGGATGGAAAACCCGCCCTTGCCGGAAAGCCCGCCGCCAGCGGACTTCAGTTTAATCTCGCCCATTCGGATGATTCCCTCTTAATCGGGATCACCCATAGGCGGGCAATTGGCGTTGATATCGAACAGATTCGCCCGCTGGACGATCTGAAGGGCATGGCGGGGCATTACTTTAGCCCGGGCGAACATCGGGCGCTCTTAGCCCTGCCCGATTATGCCCGTCAGGATGCTTTTTTCACCTGTTGGGCGCGGAAAGAGGCTTACATCAAGGCGCGGGGAGAGGGGATGAAGATTTCGCTGCGCAGCTTTGAGGTCACGGTGACACCCGGCGGTGCGCCGCGCCTTCTCCGTGCCGAGGGGGACGACCCAACGCGCTGGACGTTCTACGACGCCGCCCCAGAGAGCGGCTATGCGGGGGCGGCTGCCGTCCATGCCCTGATCAGCGAGATCGAAAGTCCGCTCTGGCACGATATTGAGATCGCCTCATGA
- a CDS encoding DMT family transporter — MTPQTVRGALYGIGAAAIWGGLYVVADELLKVFPPFILLTIRLIMSGMVMLALLILTRTPLPKRRADWGALLAVGFLGYGISVGAQMLGTARSTAINGAVITSAAPAFIVLFAALFLAEPLTIRRIIALITASVGVLIVLNPQAFQLRSEAFVGDLALVFAAVTWGAYSVLVRRLSTQHPTLSVTLFGMVAGLGIAIPLGLTELSGWTPPPLTLEILVGLFYVGIISMAGAAWLWNRAFALVPAATASLFFFAQPLVGALLSMIILRQALTTTLQVGGALIVAGVFVALTEKARAV; from the coding sequence ATGACGCCGCAAACGGTGCGTGGGGCACTCTATGGCATTGGCGCGGCGGCAATCTGGGGCGGCTTGTATGTCGTTGCCGATGAACTGCTGAAGGTCTTTCCCCCCTTCATCTTGCTGACGATTCGCCTGATCATGAGCGGGATGGTCATGCTCGCTCTGCTGATCCTCACGCGGACGCCGCTTCCCAAACGACGCGCCGATTGGGGGGCGCTGCTTGCGGTGGGATTTCTCGGTTATGGCATCAGCGTGGGGGCGCAGATGCTTGGGACAGCGCGATCTACGGCGATCAACGGGGCGGTGATCACCAGCGCCGCGCCCGCCTTCATCGTCCTCTTTGCGGCGCTGTTCCTTGCCGAGCCGCTGACGATACGGCGGATTATCGCCCTGATCACGGCGTCGGTAGGGGTCTTGATCGTCCTCAACCCGCAGGCATTTCAACTCCGTTCAGAGGCGTTCGTGGGCGATCTGGCGCTGGTCTTTGCCGCCGTCACTTGGGGGGCATATTCTGTCCTTGTGCGGCGTCTCTCCACACAGCACCCCACCCTGAGCGTGACCCTGTTCGGGATGGTCGCCGGCTTGGGCATTGCCATTCCGCTGGGGCTAACCGAACTGAGCGGCTGGACACCCCCCCCACTCACCCTAGAGATTCTAGTTGGCTTGTTTTATGTGGGGATCATTAGTATGGCGGGCGCGGCGTGGCTGTGGAATCGCGCCTTTGCCCTTGTGCCAGCGGCGACGGCATCGTTGTTCTTCTTTGCCCAACCACTGGTCGGGGCGCTTCTGAGCATGATCATCCTCCGCCAAGCGCTGACGACGACCCTTCAAGTGGGCGGGGCGCTGATTGTGGCGGGGGTGTTTGTGGCGCTGACGGAAAAGGCGCGGGCGGTTTAA
- a CDS encoding methionyl-tRNA formyltransferase, whose translation MPYRIVFMGTPDFAVPPLHALIASPQFAVAAVVTQPDRPAGRGNKLQQSPVKQAALAASLPVLQPEKLRAPGVFESLAAFAPDLIVVAAFGHILRQNILDLPPYGCVNIHASLLPRWRGAAPIQAAIRAGDAETGITMMTMDAGLDTGAILRSAAIPITATETGDTLHDKMATLGGAMLIETLLAYLAGAITPTPQAETGSTYAPMLKKEDGRIDWTQPAEAIDRQVRAYHPFPGTFTFWNGEYLKILPALTPSTPSAPPTLAGDAPPGQVIFRDGVAAIGTGAGVYIPQRVQVAGRPALSVSDFLNGRRDFLGALLGR comes from the coding sequence ATGCCCTACCGAATTGTGTTCATGGGAACGCCAGACTTTGCTGTCCCGCCCCTCCATGCGTTGATCGCATCGCCACAGTTTGCTGTTGCGGCTGTTGTCACGCAGCCAGACCGCCCCGCCGGACGGGGCAATAAACTTCAACAATCACCCGTGAAACAAGCGGCGTTGGCGGCGTCTTTGCCTGTCTTGCAGCCGGAAAAACTCCGTGCGCCGGGCGTCTTTGAATCGCTTGCCGCCTTCGCCCCCGATCTGATCGTCGTTGCCGCCTTTGGGCATATCTTGCGGCAGAATATCCTTGATCTTCCGCCCTATGGTTGTGTGAATATTCATGCTTCGCTGCTCCCTCGTTGGCGGGGGGCAGCCCCCATCCAAGCGGCAATCCGCGCTGGCGACGCCGAAACGGGGATCACGATGATGACGATGGATGCCGGTCTGGATACCGGGGCAATACTTCGCTCAGCGGCAATCCCGATCACGGCGACGGAAACAGGCGATACCCTTCACGACAAGATGGCGACGCTTGGCGGGGCGATGCTCATTGAAACGCTTTTGGCGTACCTTGCCGGAGCGATCACCCCAACGCCACAGGCAGAGACGGGCAGCACCTACGCCCCCATGCTGAAAAAAGAGGATGGGCGCATCGATTGGACACAGCCCGCCGAGGCGATTGACCGTCAGGTGCGGGCGTACCACCCCTTCCCCGGCACATTCACCTTTTGGAATGGGGAGTACCTCAAGATTCTGCCCGCGCTGACGCCCTCAACACCATCAGCGCCGCCAACGCTGGCGGGGGATGCCCCGCCCGGACAGGTCATTTTCCGTGATGGGGTGGCTGCCATTGGGACGGGGGCGGGGGTGTACATCCCGCAGCGGGTGCAGGTGGCGGGGCGTCCGGCGCTTTCCGTGAGCGATTTTCTCAACGGGCGGCGGGATTTTTTGGGGGCGCTGTTAGGACGGTGA
- a CDS encoding MBL fold metallo-hydrolase, whose protein sequence is MIHETTAHAVTATVIPGLHQIALPTPYRIGAVNVFLAEGDPLTLIDCGVRGRQSLTALEGGLAALGYRLADIKRLIITHHHADHLGLAPQIAAEGAAVWAHPLCVPWLERPDESLWREQAYIERLFRAHGVPAEALAIMGSFWQAIRGQKDAAPLAGTLDEGASVHIAGRRWQTYHTPGHAGDLLCFYDPEGAVLLSSDHLLGEVSSNPVLEAPATADAPRPRRLPDYLRELRRIAALPLQIAYAGHGEPITDIAGLVARRLAFHDQRAAILYGFLAEADGQTLYALSRRLFPKITDAQMFLTLSETLGHLDLLEDAGRIQAVTDDGAITYRAIL, encoded by the coding sequence GTGATTCACGAAACGACTGCTCACGCCGTCACCGCAACGGTGATTCCCGGACTCCATCAGATTGCCTTGCCCACCCCCTATCGCATTGGGGCGGTCAATGTATTCCTTGCCGAAGGCGACCCGCTCACGCTCATTGACTGTGGGGTGCGCGGAAGGCAAAGTCTTACCGCCTTGGAAGGCGGTTTAGCCGCGCTTGGCTACCGCCTTGCCGACATAAAGCGCTTGATCATCACCCACCACCACGCCGACCATCTAGGGCTTGCCCCGCAGATTGCCGCCGAGGGCGCGGCGGTTTGGGCGCACCCCCTCTGTGTCCCCTGGTTGGAACGCCCCGATGAATCACTTTGGAGGGAGCAGGCGTACATTGAGCGCCTTTTTCGGGCGCATGGCGTCCCCGCTGAGGCGCTGGCGATCATGGGCAGTTTTTGGCAGGCGATTCGCGGGCAAAAGGACGCCGCGCCGCTGGCTGGCACGCTTGACGAGGGCGCTTCTGTCCACATTGCTGGACGCCGCTGGCAGACCTACCACACGCCCGGACATGCGGGCGATTTGCTCTGTTTTTATGACCCCGAAGGGGCTGTGCTGCTGTCCTCCGATCACCTATTGGGGGAGGTCAGTTCTAACCCCGTCCTTGAAGCGCCCGCGACGGCGGATGCTCCCCGTCCGCGCCGCCTTCCCGATTACCTCCGCGAACTGCGGCGCATTGCCGCGCTCCCCCTCCAGATTGCCTATGCCGGACATGGCGAGCCGATCACCGACATTGCCGGATTGGTGGCGAGGCGGCTTGCCTTTCACGACCAGCGGGCAGCCATTCTCTATGGCTTTCTGGCTGAGGCGGACGGACAAACCCTTTATGCCTTGTCGCGGCGGCTCTTTCCCAAGATCACCGATGCGCAGATGTTCCTCACCCTTTCAGAGACGTTGGGACACCTTGACCTGCTGGAAGATGCCGGACGCATCCAAGCGGTGACGGACGACGGCGCAATTACCTATCGGGCTATCCTATGA
- a CDS encoding metallophosphoesterase family protein has protein sequence MRVLIISDIHANLAAFETVLKDAKGAWDYVWCLGDVVGYGPDPNECCELLRTLPHLCLAGNHDWAALGRLDIRTFNADARKAVTWTQETMKPENIAYLDALPTTFVLGQYTLAHGSPREPVWEYILDPLIAALNFPHFETPYCLVGHTHTPVMYKLLSDKGDTDAVSPTYRQPSPLNGHRLIVNPGSVGQPRDSNPDSAYGVLEVETNVFEYRRVPYPIKVTQDKMRKADMPERLIARLEHGW, from the coding sequence ATGCGCGTCTTGATTATTTCTGACATTCACGCAAACCTCGCCGCGTTTGAGACCGTCCTCAAAGACGCCAAAGGCGCATGGGATTACGTTTGGTGCTTGGGGGATGTTGTTGGTTACGGTCCCGATCCTAACGAATGCTGTGAACTCTTACGGACACTGCCGCACCTGTGCCTTGCCGGAAATCATGACTGGGCGGCGCTAGGGCGGCTGGATATTCGCACCTTCAACGCCGATGCCCGCAAAGCGGTGACCTGGACGCAAGAGACGATGAAGCCGGAAAACATTGCCTATCTGGATGCGCTCCCCACCACCTTTGTTTTAGGACAGTACACCTTGGCGCACGGCAGCCCCCGCGAACCCGTTTGGGAATACATCCTGGATCCGCTCATCGCCGCCCTAAATTTCCCCCATTTCGAGACGCCCTACTGCCTCGTTGGGCATACGCACACACCGGTGATGTACAAGCTGCTCTCCGATAAAGGCGATACGGACGCCGTTAGCCCAACCTACCGCCAACCCTCGCCGTTGAATGGTCACCGCTTGATCGTGAATCCGGGCAGTGTGGGGCAGCCGCGTGATTCCAACCCTGACTCCGCCTATGGTGTCCTTGAGGTAGAGACGAACGTTTTTGAGTATCGCCGCGTCCCGTACCCGATCAAAGTGACCCAAGACAAAATGCGCAAGGCGGATATGCCAGAGCGCCTGATCGCCCGTTTGGAGCATGGCTGGTAA
- a CDS encoding cyclase family protein — MRLVDLSAPISQSPDTTPPFLCTDITYSTHAEGAAQAEAILGIPPIVFRESEGWAAETFTRFGTHDSTHIDAPWHYNSKCQGQPAQTIDQLPLEWFFQDGVLLDMSHKQDADVMTVEDAQSALKRIGYTLKPLDIVLIRCGADAFYGRPDYLFHGCGVSAEATRWLFEQGVRVMGIDAWGWDMPLNVQAQKAMAGGVPTPGVFWAAHQVDLPYAQIERLMNLSELPPFGFKVSCFPLRITGGSAGPARVVAILQD, encoded by the coding sequence ATGCGTCTTGTTGATTTATCCGCGCCGATCTCCCAAAGCCCAGATACGACGCCACCCTTTCTCTGCACTGATATAACTTATTCTACTCACGCCGAGGGTGCAGCACAGGCAGAGGCGATTCTCGGTATACCACCGATTGTCTTTCGTGAAAGCGAAGGTTGGGCAGCCGAGACGTTCACCCGCTTTGGCACGCACGACAGCACCCATATTGACGCCCCCTGGCACTATAACAGCAAGTGTCAGGGGCAGCCTGCGCAAACTATCGATCAGCTTCCGCTAGAGTGGTTCTTTCAGGATGGCGTACTGCTTGACATGAGCCATAAACAGGATGCGGATGTGATGACCGTTGAAGATGCACAGTCCGCGCTGAAGCGCATTGGCTACACGCTTAAGCCGCTCGATATCGTGCTAATTCGCTGCGGTGCAGATGCCTTCTATGGACGCCCAGATTATCTATTTCACGGCTGTGGCGTTTCCGCAGAGGCAACACGCTGGCTGTTTGAGCAGGGCGTTCGGGTGATGGGGATTGACGCTTGGGGTTGGGATATGCCGCTGAATGTGCAAGCCCAGAAAGCGATGGCGGGCGGCGTGCCGACGCCCGGCGTGTTCTGGGCGGCTCATCAGGTCGATCTCCCTTATGCCCAGATCGAGCGACTGATGAACCTCTCTGAGCTGCCACCATTTGGCTTTAAGGTTTCCTGCTTCCCGCTGCGGATTACAGGCGGCAGCGCAGGCCCAGCGCGAGTCGTGGCAATCTTACAGGATTGA